A single window of Mycosarcoma maydis chromosome 1, whole genome shotgun sequence DNA harbors:
- a CDS encoding uncharacterized protein (related to pepsin precursor (aspartate protease)), producing the protein MQLKLSFVAGLIASSALAVAAPVEQERGIEVGISKRATLTKEGSSEIDWAKVDAHMNGLRAKYSKSFSNYEKNTGKVHPAKRDLPEHLAKRGTGTIGLTDQQNGELWTGTLAFGTPAQSFPIDFDTGSSDTLVNPGAYDPSQSSTSATNGDQFSTAYGDGTTAQGTIYTDVVHAAGLTASNAAIGVSNQEFISSSEGSQGISGMALPQLSAFGSNYPPYFYSLKQSGAVSSGKFQFDLRTSGSTLFLGGTNSAKYSGTPVYQSIDSSRGFWQVPASVNGQSIESIVDTGTTIIVAPTSQAKQLFSKLGLPTFTQDGSTYAYYNCNSPPTITFKYGSYSKSLSAATTSFGTTNNGQCVLSIAGGNVGVNGWVTGDSWLQNTVAIFDTDSNRVGFANKA; encoded by the coding sequence atgcagctcaagctctcCTTCGTTGCCGGTCtgatcgcctcgtcggcacttgccgttgctgctccCGTCGAGCAGGAGCGAGGCATCGAGGTCGGCATCTCGAAGCGTGCCACGCTCACCAAAGAAGGCTCGTCCGAGATCGACTGGGCCAAGGTGGATGCCCACATGAACGGGCTTCGTGCAAAGTACTCCAAGAGCTTTTCCAACTACGAGAAGAACACGGGCAAGGTGCACCCTGCTAAGCGCGACCTCCCCGAGCACCTTGCCAAGCGTGGTACTGGCACCATTGGGCTCACGGACCAGCAGAATGGTGAGCTGTGGACCGGTACTTTGGCCTTCGGTACGCCCGCTCAGAGCTTCCcgatcgactttgacaCTGGCTCTTCAGACACGCTCGTAAACCCAGGCGCGTACGACCCCAGCCAGTCGTCTACCTCGGCCACCAATGGAGACCAGTTCTCTACCGCTTACGGCGATGGCACCACCGCCCAGGGTACGATCTACACTGACGTCGTACATGCTGCTGGCTTGACTGCCTCGAATGCGGCGATCGGTGTTTCGAACCAGGAGTTTATCTCCTCGTCCGAAGGCTCGCAGGGTATCTCGGGCATGGCGCTTCCGCAGCTCTCGGCATTTGGCTCCAACTACCCCCCCTACTTCTACAGCCTCAAGCAGTCCGGCGCCGTGTCGTCGGGCAAGTTCCAGTTCGACCTGCGCACGTCGGGCTCGACACTCTTCCTTGGCGGTACCAACTCGGCCAAGTACTCGGGCACTCCGGTCTACCAGagcatcgactcgagccGGGGCTTCTGGCAGGTGCCCGCTTCGGTCAACGGCCAGAgcatcgagtcgatcgtCGACACGGGTACAACCATCATTGTTGCTCCCACATCgcaggccaagcagctcttctccaagctcggcttgccTACCTTCACGCAGGACGGCAGCACGTACGCTTACTACAACTGCAACTCTCCTCCTACGATCACCTTCAAGTACGGCAGCTACTCCAAGTCTCTGTCGGCTGCTACCACGTCGTTCGGTACCACCAACAACGGCCAGTGTGTGCTCTCGATCGCTGGTGGCAATGTTGGCGTCAACGGCTGGGTCACCGGTGACTCGTGGCTCCAGAACACGGTTGCCATCTTTGACACTGACAGCAACCGTGTCGGTTTCGCCAACAAGGCCTga
- a CDS encoding uncharacterized protein (related to HMF1 - Heat-shock induceable Inhibitor of cell Growth) gives MSTAYKVIHTTEAPGAVAPYSQAVVHNGVAYVSGCIPFTPQMKLVEGGIEEQTEQALNNLFAVVKAAGSEPSHILKCTIFMKDMNNFEKINAIYEKRFAPYKPARSAVEVARLPKDVGVEIECIAAVKSNL, from the exons ATGTCGACTGCTTACAAGGTCATCCACACTACCGAGGCACCTGGTGCCGTCGCACCTTACTCGCAGGCTGTGGTGCACAATGGCGTCGCCTACGTCTCGGGCTGCATCCCCTTCACCCCGCAGATGAAGCTTGTCGAGGGTGGTATCGAGGAGCAGACCGAACAGGCGCTGAACAATCTCTTTGCCGTCGTCAAGGCTGCTGGTTCCGAGCCATCT CACATCCTCAAGTGCACCATCTTCATGAAGGACATGAACAACTTTGAAAAGATCAACGCTATCTACGAAAAGCGTTTCGCTCCCTACAAACCTGCGCGTTCTGCCGTCGAGGTTGCGCGTCTTCCCAAGgacgtcggcgtcgagattgagtgcatcgctgctgtcaaGTCCAACCTCTAG